ATACTCAGAAATATAGGCATTTATAGATACAAAGATTTTTCAAACCCACATTGTCTATAATAGCAAAGGATTTGCAAATAACTCAAATATGCACACTGAGAAACTAGTTAAATAAATGGAGGCAAGCATACTTGGTGGAATATTACATAGTCATCATTTAAATGAGTGtttcattatttaagaaaatgtacCAACTGTCCTCtggatttttaataataataatagctaacactgcTTACCACATGCCAGGCAATGTTTTAAGTACTCagatttatttaatccttacaactgACACATTTAGGAAACTATATAACTATCaagatctttttttgtttttttgagacggagtctcactccgtcacccaggctggagtgcaatagtgtgatctcagctcaccgcaacctctgcctcccaggttcaagcaattctcctgcctcagccttctaagtagctgggattacaggcatgcaccaccacacccagctaatttttatatttttagcagggacaggtttcactatgtcaaccaggctggtctcaaatccctggccttgtgatccacccaccttggcctcccaaagtgctggaattacaggcgtgagccactgtgcctggccaactatCCAGATCTTAATCTTATAAATTGGTGCTAGGAAAGTTTACCAAAATGAGGGTCTTCTCAAGTTAAACAAAATGGTTGCATAGCCTTCTAAGTTTGtcaaattttcattcttttatttataaatttatgttttcctaattataaaaatagttcTCAAAAAGTTCATAACAACAATTTCATCACTAGAGATTATGTGATGATGATCTCTGAGTGATGAAGTtgtgaatgattttatttttagttattgattttttttagagacaggtcttgctctgtcacccaggctggagtgcaatggtgtgaccatGACTTACTAGagccctatttttatttatttattttaatattttataatcagaaaaaaatagacttaCAATTAAAGGATTGAAAATGTTAATCTGCTTTCACAATTCACAGTAACCCTGACCATCGCCTGGAATGTCACCCTACTTCCTGTGGCTCCTAGGCAAGACACTCCCCTGAGCTCCCTGGACTCCAGAGCTGAGCCACCCAGGAGTCCAGCACTTGGGCTGGCTGGCTCTGTGTTTCTGTCCTGCTCAGAGCTGGAGGAGCCCACGGAGTGGGTGGGGGACAGCAAACACCAGGTGTCCTTATCCTGGAGGCTAAGGAAGAGGTGTTTACCGAGAAACTGCTCAGCCCTGTCTTCTGGAACAAAGATGTTCCTGCCCCATCGCCAGTAGGAGGTGGGAGACAGCTCAGCTTGGGGCAAGGGAGCACCGGGGCCCGGAGATCGAAGGTGGTATCAAAAGCGCTGGTGGAAAAATACTTGAGTTCTAACCGTTGCCTGCGTAAGCCCTTAAATCTACCAATTCCCCCTCACACAAAAAAAGATCTCCTTTGGGAAGGAGATCTTCAATGCCAGACTTGGCAGAAGTGCTGTGTATCTGAGTGTCTGAGCCCAGCCTTCAAAGCAGAGCCCTCCTACCATGATGGCAGTGATGCAGTCCTCCAGGGTCTCCTCCATGGTGCATTCCAAGGCACCACCACTCACAGCATTCCACTCATCACATTTGGCCCTCTCATGGTGGCCCactgtgcaccactgcactctctgGGTATCTTCCTGACCTACGCTGGGTAGAGAAGAACCAGGGATCCAAAGGAAGCCCCAGGTCGGTCTGGGAGCTTAGTGCCCTTGGCTGCAGAGTAGCTGTCCAACGAGGCCCTCAGTGGCAGCAGCAGCGCTGACATATCTCATTCCCACGACACTGCTCATTCCTGCCTGTCACCCTCCAGGAGAAATAAGGAACTCAGTTCTCAGAAAAAGCAACGAAGACAGAGCTTCCCCCTGCTCCTGACCTCAGCTCCTCAGGCATCATCTCCCCAGGGAGGCCACTCTGAGTACTAGTGCAGCTCAGGGCCCTCTGGGGTTTTCTCTTGCAAGACTGGGCTCCCCATCCAGGAAGCATGCCCCAGTTGGCAGCCACGAGTTCTGTTCTGGATGGGCCTGCTTGCTCTCCCCTCACTCAGTGTCTTTGCTCACCACCATTTGCCCACATCTAACACAGCAGCTGCCCTTCTGTAGATGCTAATACCTACTGGTTGACTAAATGGAGGGTAAAGCTAGAGGAAGGaatcaaggaaggaaggaaggagggagggagagaaggagggagaaagggaaggaaggaaggaaggaaggaaggagggagggagggagggaaggggagaaagggaaggaaggaagcaagctaGCTTAGAGATCCAGTGGCTGGCCAGACCAGAAACCTTTGGATGGTGGTAGCAGCTACGTTCCCACTTCAGTTTAGGATGGACTATTTTTATTCTCCATATCAAATAGACTCACCTTGGGTGGGATGACCCCAGCTAATAAAAAGGAGCCAGAACCATCATGACTTCAAGTTGTCTAGAATATGAAGGTCTTTAAAACCCTTTTCTAATCACATAGGTCTGGTCTTTTTTCCAGCTCAGCAGAAAACCCCCTCATGAACTCAATGCAGTTAGTAGCTCCCTTGGGCTCTGCAGGCCAATAAAGATTGGGTGCGGCTTGCAGGCACCAGAAAAGCCTCCCATGATGGCCCTGGCccgccctgctgcccaggctggccagtACCTTCAGGGACCTTGCATATCTCTTTCTAGATGCTGAGTCGCAGAAAAATACACATATCCCAGGTACAGCTTGGCATCCATCTTAGGTGGGGCCTTTAAAAACCCATGGGCAGCATCAGTAAACAGCAGATCTGTCCCATGAGGAGAGCCAAACAGTTGAAATTCAGATGACTTCTCTTTTCCAAAGTGTTCCTTTTGAAAGGACAAAAGATGGTGAAGGAGGGAGGATGGCATAGAGGTAAAggtaaaacaaaccccaaaacagacaaaggaaacagaaagcaaGACATGAGTGGCTGAGGGTGAAGGCAGTGGCTGAGGTCCCCCGCATCCCTGGGGCATGGTGAGGGAAAGCTCTACTCACATTCCAGCTTGTCTGCCTGGTGTGGCCTCAGGGAAACTGCCAGGGGCCACCCTCAGATCCATCCCTCTTCACTGCGGGCTGCTGCTCTGTGTTCCCATGGGGCATTCAGCGAAGGCTGCCTTGCGCTCAGGTCATGTGAACACCCTAAGGGCCTGTGGTGGTCTCCATCCTGCAGAGGCTGGTGATCCAACACTGTGGGCTGCAGTCAGACTTCCCGAGCTCCTCTTCTCCCGATGCCAACCTGCCACTGAAGGAGCAGTTGTAGGACACCAAACAGTCCCTTCCCCTTTCTGGCCTCCAAAAACCAAAGGGCTCTTTGCCTAGGACTCTGGTTGACTGGCCTAAAGCCATTCCTGACATAGCTCACAGCGGCACCCACCCACGTGCTCTTTCAAATGGCTGGCTGGCGTTTGCTTTCTCAGTGACTACATGAAATGTCTCCTGCTGCCCTCCCTGACAACCCCTATCCCCCACCTCCTTAGGGAACACACAATTACTCCCAAATACACTCTGCGAATCAGTCCCTTTGTCCTCCACAAAGGACACCGTCCATGTCCCTGAGGTGGTGCCATTCCGCTGGGTGAGAATCCGTACCCGTATGTCTTCCACACTCATCTGTGAATGACTCAAGATAAGCCTTTGCCTAGTTTGTCTCTGAGTCCCCCAGTGCTAAGGAGAGAGCATTGGCAGAGGTGTCAGGAGGGTAGGATCATCGGCTGTCGGATGACAGGGGAGCACTTTGTAGAGGAAGTGGGCATGTGAGCTCATCCCGAGAACCCGtttagaatgaaaaataattaagtggAACAAGAGGAACTTCTGCAGAGAGTCTTTAGTCCAGCAGGTTGATGGTGCCAGGCAAGGTTTTATGCCTCTGCTGTCTATAATGCATACAGACTGAGTGGCTTGTCAGTGAAGAGGACCAACTGTGGCAGGGCTCCCACTGCACCCTGAACACATCAGGACTTTCAGAGTGGCAGGAAAGCGAGGAAGTTAACCTCCCTCTAAATCCAAGCAGGGATCACTAAGCCTGAGGGGAGGATGGCGGGTGGGCATACCTGGACCTGGTTGAGAAGCTCCGAGATCAAGTCCTCCTTGCCACCCACACTTTGGGCCACGACGGTGTGAGAAGCGACCCAGGCCAAGTGGTATTCATCTACCAGCTTCTGGGTGTTGTCCAAGCAAAGCAGCTCATACTCATCCCTATCAGCCTTGTTTGCCAAGTCCTCTGGGGAGGGAAAGCCCAGGTGAGCCAACTACAGGAGACCCATGAGCCATGGTTAGGATGATCCCTGACCCTCACAGAACCATATAATATGTGACCTGAAGAGGACTGAGAGAGAATTTTTTCCAAACACATTTTATACAGGTAAGGACTAGAGGCCTCAGGAGTGAAACAGCTGGTTCACAGTCTCACTGCAGATAGACACAGGGCTGGGAGGtgtgcctggcccagggcccTCCAACTGCCCCACTTCTCTGTGGCTCTGCTAATAGGAATGGTGACAGCAAATGTGTGCTGGGCAGTCATAGCTCATCAAAGACTTCCTGAAGGCTCTCGGGCTCTGTtgcttttaatcctcacaactggGAGAGGCCAGTAATATGATTatctcattctacagatgaggaaactgagacttagagacTTAAGGTAACTTGTCTGGGGCTGACACATTACCATGCCAGGACAGCCCAGGTCCCCCACTAAAGGGGCCACATTCCCTTTGAGGCAGAGACTGCGGGAGAAAACTGTGAGGGCAGAGAGCTGGAAGGAGGTCTAGGAGCACAGTCAGGGTTCTCTGCAGGTACAAAGATGAACCAGAAAGACCCTATGAGGAAAACAGGCTCTTTGATTCCACTGTCTAGGTATTAGAAAGTGTTGTGGGTTCAGTAcattcatatattgaagtcctaatccACATTACCTCAGAATTTGACCTTATATGGAA
This genomic stretch from Callithrix jacchus isolate 240 chromosome 17, calJac240_pri, whole genome shotgun sequence harbors:
- the LOC144579929 gene encoding serotransferrin-like, translated to MRLALCALPCAGALEDLANKADRDEYELLCLDNTQKLVDEYHLAWVASHTVVAQSVGGKEDLISELLNQVQWQVGIGRRGAREV